The sequence ATGTAATCTACAGTTGTAATATCTATAAGATTACAATTATAAATATTGTATAATTTCACAAATCCCATTGTTCTCTAGGGTTTACCTGCTTGAATAATACGATCTTTGGCAGTGGACAAGTGAATGAGATAGTTGTAGCTGACTGCAAATTGGATGAAGTAGGTCAAAAGACTGCTATTTGTCAAGAAAAAGGACATTTTTCAGTTCGGGAGAATAACTGTGTCTTAAAAGAAAttgaaaacctgttttttttaTCTCAGGTAATATGTTAACATAAAAACATTTTCACTGGATATAAAATATACTCTATATAAAAATGTTTTAGTAATGATGGTATTGCTTTGTtacagtactgtatatagtatcaATCCTTATATACACTTGTATTGTTTTTCTTTCATCACTTTAAATCCATACAGGCTTTAGTGGGGACTGGTCTTCCAGTTTTTTTGGAAAGACTCCGCAACAGCACTTTTAACCTCCTAGGTAGAATAGTTGCATCACCTGCAACTATTTCTACTATTGTTAATATTCTAAAAAATGTTGCAAATGTGTCCCGAAGTACCCCAATAAACAAACCATTGATGAAGGTATGTTGACATCAACAGTTTCACTTTTATTATGATTTCAATAATCCTGTACTAATTCTGATTTCTATCTTGATCTCTAGAATTTCCTGGAAACGGCAGGTGTACTTACTTCAAATGGAGCAAAAGCCTCCTGGGATGTTCTAAACACCAACCTCACCAAAAACGAAAGCTCAGCCTTTCTGGGCACCATTGAAACATTTTCCAATTTCCTTACCGATGACTTTTTTGACATAGAAACGTCAAGGATTATTTTAAACAAAACCACAGTCAACAACTCAATCAACAACTTATTCAATTTAAACTTGTCTGTTCTGATAGACATACCGGCATCTGAAGCTTCCTTCAATTCAATCACCATAATAACATTTGACTCCTTGGATAATGTTTTACCTGCGAGAAACAGTAGcagtctgaacaacagtgtcaACACCATCAACGGAAAAGTGGTTCTGGTGAAGGTGAATGGCACAATCAAGAATGTGACGTTCAGTTTTGACGTACTGAACAAGACACTGGCCAATCCTCAGTGTGTTTTCTGGAACTTCAACCTTTTTGACGGCCTTGGAGGATGGGATGATAAAGGATGTGAACTGCAGTCTGAAAAGAATGGCACTGTCACCTGTCACTGTAATCATCTGACCTCCTTCTCCATTTTGATGTCGCCTTCCATTCCAGCTGTGTTGCGTGTCGCTTTGGAATTTATCACTTACATTGGAGTTGGCATATCAATGGGTTGCTTGGTCGTGTGTCTCATCATTGAGATGTTGGTATGGAATGCTGTGACTGGAAACAACACATCTTACATGCGTCATGTCTCTATAGTGAACATCGCCGTTTCCCTTCTGATTGCTAACATTTGGTTCATTATTGGTGCAGCAATTTCCGACAATGAAAAAAAAGATCTACCTGCGTGTTCCACAGCAACATTTTTCATCCACTTTTTCTACCTGGCTCTGTTTTTCTGGATGTTGGTCTCAGGCCTTTTGCTGCTCTACTGGACTGTCATGGTGTTCTCTCACATGTCTAAACCAGAAATGTTGGCCATCAGTTTTTCTTTGGGCTATGGAGCTCCCCTCATCATTGCTGTCATAACTATCGCAGTGACAGCCCCAGGGAAACAATACATCAGAGATAATGATGGGGTTTGCTGGCTCAACTGGACAGAGTCAAAGGCCCTTCTGGCTTTTGTGATCCCTGCCCTGACCATAGTGGTCATCAACCTTTTGATCCTGATTGTGGTACTGTTCAAAATGCTGAGGAGAGGTGTGAGGGATGTTACTCAGTCAGATGAGAGAAATGCTTTGGTGGTCATCGCCAGGTGTCTGGCCATTCTGACTCCCTTCTTTGGTACTACCTGGGGACTAGGAGTAGGAACCATGACTACACCAAACAATCTAGGAATCCATATTGTGTTTGCAATCTTCAATTCATTACAGGTATTTAACTCAGTTAAATAACACTAGTAAATAACTGGTCCTCGGTTAAGTGCAATTGACTTGAAAGATTTTTTCTTTTAAATGCATTAAATTCCCGATGGCATGTTATACTAAGTTAAGATTTGGATGAATGTTTACAATTAAATATATACTGAATTTGGTATAGTAATTCCATCCTTCACCATGTTATCATTCAAAGGGTTTGTTCATCTTGGTATTTGGAACACTTTTGGACAAAAAGGTATGTTCATGACCCACTTACTGATACCTCTCATATTATGTATTGTAATGTGCTTTGCTCTGACAATTAATATATTTGATGAACTCCTTGTCTGTGCTTTCAGATCCGGGAAGCTCTGACAGGAAGGTCACAAGTGTCCTCCAACCGCACAAAGGTAAGGGATTTTTTTCCGGGTGcgctgaaatgcttacttacaggctctaaccaatagtgcaaaaaaagttattatgtgaacaataggtaggtaaagaaattaaacaacagtaaaaagacaggctatatacagtagcgagactataaaagtaacgaggctacatacagacaccggttagtcaggctgattgaggtagtatgtacatgtagatatggttaaagtgactatgcatatatgatgaacagagagtagcagtagcgtaaaagagggattggcgggtggtgggacaccaTGCAGATAGCTCGGGATAGCAAATGTGCGGGaccactggttggtcggcccaaatgaggtagtatgtacatgaatgtatagttaaagtgactatgcatatatgataaacagagattagcagcagagtaaaatgaggggttgggggggcacacaatgcaaatagtctgggtagccatttgattacctgttcaggagtcttatggcttggctgacctcctccctatgggctgtcttgtcgttgtcggtgatcaggcctaccactgttgtgtcgtggCTGCATAATATAGTTTGATTATGTTTATAATTAAATAATTATGTTATAAATCTTATTTGTTGCTGGCCACAACATGTTTATTACACTATTGTCTATGCTTACTCATGTGACCATTTTATTGTATTTATGACTTTGTTG is a genomic window of Oncorhynchus kisutch isolate 150728-3 linkage group LG21, Okis_V2, whole genome shotgun sequence containing:
- the LOC109866211 gene encoding adhesion G protein-coupled receptor F5-like → MASPKTVWYLSVLLVFCSSLEKQDCLETPNVTSEESPTDGSQVPSGEKREVTATLIEKVGEVELDVYNIPLENIHYLKFQVKSVTYPILISSVLNVTDINITTECSSDPSAFRCRCEDQYSWSCDQCSSYGSCGEIVDGKIRGCLNNYPSDGKFCQPITNPSPTTTAEPSTTYGEMIEIELDMTDISATLIDVLRASVSGLTYPVLISNVLSVTEVNFTTACYPNNTCSCEDQYGWSCDQCLSYGSCDNITDDSCGCIKAIPPYGPFCQPITNLTACPTPSPTPALPAEEETKNTLNLQFTMDITFDSNFNDENNAMFKDIDQTIKVIYKRNMRGFISAKLNRLKSGSVIADFTVITTIVDNVEIAKAKADIVSTLGKKYQIRFTCLNNTIFGSGQVNEIVVADCKLDEVGQKTAICQEKGHFSVRENNCVLKEIENLFFLSQALVGTGLPVFLERLRNSTFNLLGRIVASPATISTIVNILKNVANVSRSTPINKPLMKNFLETAGVLTSNGAKASWDVLNTNLTKNESSAFLGTIETFSNFLTDDFFDIETSRIILNKTTVNNSINNLFNLNLSVLIDIPASEASFNSITIITFDSLDNVLPARNSSSLNNSVNTINGKVVLVKVNGTIKNVTFSFDVLNKTLANPQCVFWNFNLFDGLGGWDDKGCELQSEKNGTVTCHCNHLTSFSILMSPSIPAVLRVALEFITYIGVGISMGCLVVCLIIEMLVWNAVTGNNTSYMRHVSIVNIAVSLLIANIWFIIGAAISDNEKKDLPACSTATFFIHFFYLALFFWMLVSGLLLLYWTVMVFSHMSKPEMLAISFSLGYGAPLIIAVITIAVTAPGKQYIRDNDGVCWLNWTESKALLAFVIPALTIVVINLLILIVVLFKMLRRGVRDVTQSDERNALVVIARCLAILTPFFGTTWGLGVGTMTTPNNLGIHIVFAIFNSLQGLFILVFGTLLDKKIREALTGRSQVSSNRTKTTSAATSSSGGLGFFRIRRRNVFNVSAAPTSGPTDAS